The following nucleotide sequence is from Pleurodeles waltl isolate 20211129_DDA chromosome 8, aPleWal1.hap1.20221129, whole genome shotgun sequence.
CAACAGGTACATCACAGTTGCAACATCCACGATGTATGGCAAGAGCCCAAAGGTAGAAATAATTACTATCACTACAGAAGACCGTTCAACCCGGCAGATCTCTGCATGTCTCAGTGGGTGGCAAACGGCCACATAGCGCTCAAGAGCCATGAGCGCCAGGCCATTTGGTGTGTTTAGAAAGGTTGACCATGCAAACATAACAGTCACAATACAGGCAATGACTGGTATCATGTATgttaaaagaacaaaaataatgaGAATCCCACATCCAAAAAGATAAATAGTGTCATTGAGCAAAATGTACATCAAGAGGATGTAGCGGGTTTGCTCCAGGAGATGGGTTTTGGTGCAGAAGGCACTCAGTGTAAGTgcaaggaagaagaggaagctgccAAATATCATGACCACGGATGTGATGATCAGCATCAAAGCATTCCTGAGTTGGACTTCAGAGAGATGACTATGAGTTTTGTTGGTTGACAGTAAGGTAGAGTCATCCATGTCAGTTGCAAATTCCACCACAGTGTCAACTAGATGTAGATTTTACATGTAAGGCATTGCCTGgcaaagataaaaagaaaaggttGTTACACAATTAAAACGTAATGTTGTTACACATTTGCTTTTGGATCCCCATCAAAGGTTAAACAGGTTGGAAAATGTACATTTCAGTCAACTCTGCTGCTGGCTAACAGGTGAGTCTGGTTGCAGCTGGTCAATGACACTCTACAGTAGCAGAGCTAGAAGATTGCCAGGTAGCTACTGTTCCTCCAGAATACCACACAGGTGAGTATCACGCAGGCCCCTTTTTGGTACTTTCACCCACAGTACTTTACcaagcaggtaagtatttttttaaatgacatattaTGTCATTTAAAAAGACAATCTAAGGATTAAAGAATGGGTAAGGGTTAACGGATGGGTAAttataatggaggaaagacataaaaaggaaaagaaagtaagGTGCTAGATTTCAGGGGTTCAGGGGTAGCTATAGGTACAGGACATTATGGATTTTGTTAGTGTTTGGGGTGGGTGAAGGTAAAAAAAGTATggtttttttagggttgaggggtGAGTGGAGGTAAAGCGATGTAAGGGTATTTTATGGTTCAGGGGCAGGTAGAAGTAAAGgaaggtaagggttttttagggttcaggggaatATAAAAGTAAAGAGGAGTATGTGCTTTTTAAGGTTCAGAGATGGGTACAGGTAAAGGGGTAAGAGGGTTTTAGGGTTCAAAGAGGACAGAGGTAAATCAGGTAAGGGAatttttttaggtttcaggggtgggtagaagtaaagggaggtaacCGGGATTTAGGGTTTAGAGGAGGGAAAAAGCAAAGGGAAGTTAGTGGCCTTACGCCCAAAATAGAAAAAAAGGGagttaaaaacacacaaacacacacacacatttatacatacacccacacacacacgcacacacacacacacacagacacacacagggctGACATTATCCAGCATGAatgatagtttcttcagataagtattactgtaagtataagtataactgcatttctatggttttgtgcagatAAAAAGTCAacttaactattacgtccctgtaacctttgttttttttcagtgactttctatgttttttttaaatgcacgttAATATAACTAGAACAGTgcatgccctttggccatgcaccacAGGGGTTGGCCGGCCCTCCTGCacgcacccaaacccaagctgtgcaCGGCCGAAGGATGGGGTTGGATGCAatgggttgtgtttttttttttttttttctctggatctgcggatccactccAGATGTGGAGGATCAGTGGATCCGCAGACTGGATGATGGATGAAAAAAAAAGGGGGATTTGTTGTCAATGAGGGGCCCCTAAGGTACccttccatgtgtcctatggggtccttatgtgtttttgccctgatccccccccccacagcaatgtgacaaacaaaatggtgaCCACAACTTTTCtaccaggttgtggccagccaatcaaggcCTTGATTTCCCCCCGGATCAGCATATCTAACACtggtatctatattttttaaccttaaatagctCAGAATCTACGgcacggatttgcaccaaatcacaaaaagcccaaTTGGCGGACTAAGATCTAGCTTACTGACAAAtatatgtaattctgttcagcggtttggggtgtagccatgtctaaagaatgtaaaatccccatagacacagaatgggaaaaaagtgttttgggaccccacctttttctctgccccacttgatGAAGgggggtgccgtgcacatggcttccattAGGGAgtgaaaggctttctgacaagcctctgtccaattcaccaacctaggttgctttttggaaattAGTTATGTTAAGGGGGCCACCATGGTGCCAAAACCCTTAACAAACCTgcggtagtaaccagtgaggcctaggaaggctctcacttcagtttgagtCCTAGGTGGTTGAGAGGCCCTGATTGTCTCAATGGAGGGGCTGCacattgccaccacctactaggtgtcccaagtacaccaaggaaccctgccaaatcaggcacttactggccttgattgtcagtccttCTTGTTGCAGCGCCTGGAGCACCTCCtgaaggtgaagcaggtgttcctcccggcTGGCACTGTAAACGGCAATGTCATTTAGATAGGCGGCGCAGAACgcatccttaccagccaggaccccgttaaccaactgttggaaggtagcaggacatttttcaagccaaagggcattaccctgaactggtaatgtccctcaggtgaTGGAAaaagcagacctctcttttgccccctcagtcaaggtgatctgccagtaccctgatgtctaatcaaaagtactgaggaatttgtaagagcctagcctgtcaatgagcttatcagctcgggGATGAGGTCTGCATCAGTTTTGGTGatggagttgagaccccagtaatcCACATAGAACTGAAGTTCTAGTTTGGCGcccagtggggcagcctttggtaccagcaccaagGGGCTGGACCGGGGACTGCTGGAGGTCTCAATCacccctagagccagcatcttggcaacttcatccttgttGCTGGACCTCAcgttgtctgacaacctgtacattttgttctttacagggggactgtctcccgtgtcaatgtcgtggacacacaggtgtgtgagtccagtggtgagggaaaacagagaggagtatTGCTCCAATAACTGTTAACAGTCACCTCACTggttcagggagtcagagagattgacaccctccattgacccatcaccctcctgtgcagagaggaagttagggagaggttcattctcctcctccacaccctcatctgtcaccaggagcatgctGGCTTCAGACATCTCAATATGAGGCTTCAGTCTATTGACATGGAGcatccttagggggttcctaggggactgAAGGTCCACTAAATAAATACCTCCCCTTAAGCTCCTTGATCTCATATGGAccagtccagcgatcctggagagctctgggatcTACTGGTTCCataacccacactttgtctccaggttgaaacaccACCAGAGAGGCCTTCTAGTCATACCAACGTtccataacctcttgactggccttgaggttgctcttggcctttttccagaattgGTGTATCTGtttgtggagggccaacatgtagctgacgacatcctgtggggtttcctgggagctttttcCCACCCCTCCCTCACAGTGCTTAAGGGCCCCataacagggtacccatagagaagctcaaagggactgaaccttacgcccttttggggtacctctctataagcaaagagaaggcatggtaagaggatgtcccactcacgcctcatggcctcaggcaggcctgtgatcatgcccttcaaggtcttgttaaatctctcaacgagaccattggattgaggatgatagggtgtggtgaacttgtacgttacaccacatgcatggacttcatgtatgcagacatgaagttagtgcctctgttagacactatctccttggggaaccccacatgggtaaagatctccatcagagttctggtcaccactggtgcagtaaacgtcctcagagggattgcctcttggtagcgggtggcatggtccacctaaaccaggataaacctgttgcctagggcagttttgggatccattggaccaatgacgtcgatgcccaccctttccaagggggtgccaatgacagggagtgggatcagtggagccttcagctttttccctgtctttccactggcctggcaggtggaatAGGACCTCCAGAAGGTATCTGCGGCTGTCTGCGTTTGGGgcaaatagaagtgggtgacaagcctggcaaaggttttagcttgccctaaatgtcctggcaggggtatctcatgagccaaacccagtaggaaggcccagtagcactaggggaccaccagcacacgtactgccccagtacccagagccttaagctcactatataggagatcattctcccggcagattaggtgatccccagaggcttcaccagctgcttgggctgaggcctgttcccttaagccctcaagagtgggacactccttttgcatcttgcagaattcctccctgatgggcccaccctcaacttgccagccagcaagctcaggtaagtcaccaaGGGCGGCAATgccctccccggttggctcaggaaCCTCCTcttcagggaccccgtcaacctcGACCGTGGGAACCTCTGGGACCTGTTTCCCACACCCcatgctcctctccttggcagctgtctgggccattcttccaggcgccagtcgcccttgacttccctcccgagcagccatggaccgtgtggtcatgcagacccactcaggcaatcccatcatctccaagtaagacctgagctctacctacctccaggtagtgtgctctaggtcattgcctaacaggcaatctacaggcatggcaggattcacagctactttcagagtaccacagactccctcactcaaagggaaccagagccactggtagatggctctctcaattgtcagtgactatgacttggtggaatgtgttcagtaggacctaCACTGCGGACACCAGCAGACCCtcgacagtagtcatgctggctcctgtgtcaagcaaagactccacccgttgcccattaatggtgacccacttccTATACTTAGAAGTCCTGGTAGGCacatgggcttttggcaccatatctgcatccccaTGGACCCTGGGATTACCTCTGTCagctccccaaaactaactgggactacctcctcccgagCGCTGCACTAGCCAACCCAGGAGTTTGCCCACCAGTAGGGGGCTGTGCCctttttggacatttggagtcgcccttagagtatCCACACTTGGAGTACTCTAtatattggggtacaaacctccctgtcttaggaccaaagaaccctttcttcttaggatcagaagGGGACTGGTtatcactattcccttgggaattattttgggggcctttagagaactccttattttaaagtttttctccccccctctttcttctgttgggaaccctgaccatccTTGTGGGTGTCCCTCACAGACACCTCTTTGGATACTCTGGTGCTAGCCGAGAGGtccccctcctcagcaagcttccggggatcagtcagcttactgtcaactaggtgctggcgcaactctctaGAGCAAATAgttagcatatgctctctcaggataaaaTTGTATAACCCAACATAATTACTGACTttgctgctctgcacccagccattcagtgtcttactggaaaactcaataaagtCTAGCCAGGTTTGCTTGGGGAGCTTGCTACCATCCCTGAATCTTTGgagatacttttcaggggtcagtctaaatttggcaatcaaaatggctgtCATAGGGGAATACTTGGTCTGCTGcccaacctctagtgtaagaagtgtgtccttcCCAAGCATTGGCCAatgtttccacaagcccgccccGAGTGGtgttcaggaaccccatgtgccctcaatgcaacttcataagcagaaaaccacttatcaatgtcatctcccaccacataacttggcaccaaatccttgggcatacaaacctttttgtctccatcaGGTCCTGTAAGTATGCTACCACCATCACTGcaggactcagactgcctagacttgagctccagttctttcagactcagtttgtgagccaagATAAGTTTATTTTCTGCCAAGACTCTTTCAGCATCAGCTTTCCTCACCTTCATATTCAAATGAAATAGCTCAATGTAAGCCTCTACATTACTGTCTTTCATCCAACCATGCAGTGGCTTACTTCACAGGTTCACAAAATCCTCCAATAGCAGTGTGACAGTTTCTGGTTATCCGTGAACTTCAAGTGGTATGTCTCAGGGGTTATACCAGATTTGCAAGTGAGGGTCTCTTTCATGGGGGCATAATTAACCTGGTCGGTTGCATCTATGGCCATTAAAGCATCACTTCCAACAATGGGCATACGATTCCATAAGCTAACCCTCCGATCCTCCTCTGGAACTCCATGCCATGGACAGAAAGAGAATGAGGGGTCCCCACAAATTCCTGCTTGAGAACCATAACGTGCACCTGGTGAGCCTGCAGCAAGGGACGTACACTTGGAACTTTTGTTTGTTCACACTACCAGAACCAGCCTACAgtaggaagaaggagaaggaggggtCCCCATACATTAACTGCTTTAGCATTAGAATGAACACCTTGTGCACCTGCAGTCTGGGATACACAAcaggaactttttttttgttttaactaaCTGACCCAGCATACATtgggaagagaaagaggaaaggtgTCCATGCATTACTGCTTGAGGTCTGTAAAGCAAACTGGAGAGCCTGCAGTGAGGGATGCATGCAGGCCTCGAAACAGCAAAGACCAAATCCATCTGCACCCATCAGAGCCAGGAGGAAGCTAGGCTTGCAACCCCTTTTGGCCTCTGCACTCAGTTTCCTCACTGGACAATTTCAGGAAAAGAAAGTCATTGGCAGCATCTGGTAAAGATCATTCCACAGCTTGCTCTACAGAGGACTTCTTCTCTAGTGCTATCGGGGACTTTAATAAACAAATTGACTCTGTTGAGGAATGAGTGGACACAACTAAACTGACACTGATGGGGGGTTCACAGACTGCACCTGAAAAGGAGGCTGATTTGCTTAATGCTACACTGTCAGATGTGGCCACAGCAGGCCCCTTAGCAGGGGAGTTAATCATTGTGTTTCAAACAAAACTCTCACTATTGATAAAAATGACATTTACAGCGTGACATCTATGACTGATTGCATCAATTCAAGAGAAAAATAGGACTCAGCGCACCTTGCATGGCAGAGAGATAAAGTTCACCTACCATAATTAACAATTCCAATCAACAAAATGTAGATGTAATGGTAACTAAGGCtggcactaggcatgggcagtgtgggctgTGCCCAGGGCCCCACACTCAGTCCACCAACATGGGGCCCTCACCAGGACAACAGTTAGGCCACGGCTGCACATCTGTCCTCTTGTGCCCTGTGCCTTTCCAATTGAAAGAAAGGTATCTTGTTGCAATTGATCCCACTTCAGGGTGAAGCGAGGCAAAGCCCATTGAAGGGCTACCCCTCCTATGGTCCCAGTGGCAAGAAGGCACAATCTGCAGGTTTGTCCTGCAATTAGGCCTCCTTCTGCCCACACAGAGGCACCATGGGATGCCTGTTTTCCTACAGTTTACCACCCCCCAGTGTTAACACTTAATCAACTCTCACACCTCCAGCCCTTTATGAGCTGTAAGAGGTGCTTGTAGGTGGCTGAGAGAGAGGGGCTGCGGCCCCGGAGGGGTCATCAAGAAGCAGCTTCCAGAGCAAGGCCATCCACTGAGATGCTAACAGCTCTGAATGTGTCACGTTGTGTGGAAATTAGAGGGCCTGCACATTCCTTTTCTGCTCAGGGCCCCAAAAATCTGATAGTAACAATGGGGATGACTGATTTACAATTGTGATTAACCAGCATACCCACCTCTCAGATTACAACTCAGTTGGCCAATTTGGAGGACCTTGTTGTAAGGCTTTTCAACTCAAGAGCATGTTAAAGACTATTGAGTGTATGGATAATTTTCAGTGGTATTGTTAATAATGTTTCTCCGACACTGGAACAGTGCTAGACTTCTCTGCAATTGCCACCTGAAGCAActccttttttattgttttaagagGTGTTCCCTCATTACCTTCAGCTCAGCCCTTGTATGCCACCAATTGATAAACAAAGACAGTCACTGGAGTAATGGGAGACTTGGTGACACCTTCTGCTTGCATTGTGACATTATCATGACAAGAAGGGTACTTGGCTGGCAAGGGGCTGAAGTATGACGCTGATGACTGTATTGTGATTACTTTCAGAGGAGCACGTCAAGGGCCAACTTTTGAAGTAGCTAAATTCTTCTATCCAATATCACAGTAAGATGAAGGTACTTTTATAACCCAATTGATTGCTCTAGATTTCAGTTACCTGGGGTTGCCAAACATGTTAGTCTCTATTTGTATAATGTGGCTATTGCCAACAAGAAGACTCTTTTAACGCCTCTTGATTCCATTGACTGATGCATCGAGAAAGAGCCACTTATTGTTAAGTGAGAATTCTAGAGATATCCCAGTGCCAGCAAAAGCCCATTCCTGCTGACTATTATTTTAGATacacttaggaccagatttaagaaaagtggtgcagcaccacttttcttgcaccccttagcgcccctctaatgccaccatgtgtgcgccgtatctaagatatggcgcactatggcaatttttttatgctagtttggagctttgctggactagcgtataaaatgttgacactaatcctgcaaagcccattgaggcccattgtaaacaatggtgtgcctccttttaatgcctgcactgagcaggcattaaaagtgcagaaaaaaattgcgcaaagaaatcacttagatttctttgcaccattttttcggccaccctgacgggagaacgccccctttgcatatattatgtttggtgcaggcataatgtagcgcaaagggttacaaagtggcgcaatgcatgcattgcgcgatTTTGTAAATTTGCTGCAGAGATTTTGTCCTCGTTGGGCAACATTAacgtaaaaacaattacgctaatgtggagcaagggggagctaaggtctcttaaatctgccccttattgttGAAGTTGGGTTTAACATTTTAACAGTGTTGAGGGAAGACCCTGAGAACACTCCTTGCCTCATGAAATGTTGCCACATTAAGCTCTAAACTAAGGTAAATAGTACTATTTGGGCACATTTTATCAAGGAGCTAAACTTCATTTATCTTCAGGAAACTTGGGTCTTTGCCATTATTAAAATGGCAGTTATACTTTATACCAGTGACCAGCTATTGCATCAAAAATTGGTGAGTCAGGGAAGGATTAATATCCTTGGTCTTGATTGTTTTTTCCAGGGAGGCTTTCTCAGCTTTACTTATATATTCCTCACTATCACATTTTCTAAGTAGTGAGAACTAAATCCAGAAACAAACTCCTTATTGATTAATTGTTGCAATAACAATTTCAGTTATCAGACCACTAGCATTATTAACTATCTTGGGCAATCGAACGTTATGTAAGGGTAGGGGACTTTAATATCTGCTGTGTGCATCTGTGATATGTCCTCATTCTTCTTCCACTATCCTTACTAATGACAGTAAATGTTCTGTTTCAGATTTTGTTTTGGACAATGTATATAGTGATCATAACTTGTTGCTAATTTGTCTCCAATGGGGAAGTAGAATGTTGCCAAACAGGGCTAAATTAGTAGCAATAGATGCTGTAAAGAAGAAAGGGGTTTTGATTAAATGGGATCTTGCAAATAGGCTGGGTCTGATGTCCAGTCTAATGATGAGAAATTATACAGAGGTTATGTGCTGCCTGAATAAAGCTGCTAAAGCAGAGGACTTTCTCAATCCTTTTGGAGTTCTTTGTGGAAGGGTTAGAGAGCTCATGACCATTCCCGAGTGACATTATAATAGGAAGTCGCTTACATTGTTTGACTCCAACTGCTCCCATGCACATCACAATCTCTTGATCTCATGATGGCCCTAAAGAACACACCCAAAAATATGGGCCCATGAAGATCAATCCATACATCTCAATTTTGAGGTTACAGAAGTCATGGTGGCCTTAAATAAGTGCATCAAGAGCACGGCACCCTGTCCTGAAAGTCCTGAGAAATGCTGCTAAGACTGGCCTGCCATGGTCCCACTCCACAAATGCACCTATTTTTAAACAAGGAGATTAAGGTGATTCCAAGTGTTGTCGCCTGATCTCACTTATTGATGCATTTGTTAGGGTCATTGGTAGAAAAGACCTGGGGGCTAGGCACAAGAAATTTCCATTctttctgacttgcaatttgcattcTGCTCAGGACTGGGCACGGCTGAACAATGCCTTAACTTACATCTCATGATTAACAAATATATGAAAGCAAAGACAGGCAGCCTACACCTGGACGTCTGGATTTAAGTCTGGCCTGCAACCAGATATATCTGTCTAAGTTGTGGACAATTATGTCTAGTTTGGATGTTGATGAGTCAAATTGTCAATAAGAATGTGATGCCATCACCAGTGTGAGATAAGGCCTTTAAGACTTGAAAGGCACATTTATCATGGTTGGGTACTCACTGCATTTGTCTATTTGCTTGTCATGAGGAGTGTGAATATGGATTTACCACTGAGGATGGAGTGGACATTTTCCCTTGGCATGTGCGGGACGTCCTGAGGCCCATTGCTGAAAGTGATGTTCTCTGCTTTCAGCCATTCCCTGAGGGTCAGGCAGGTCCGGGCGAGACATCAGGAGGCCACTACCCTTCCTTCTGCTTCCAGAAGTGGAGGACAGATGAGGACTCATGTGATCGGACCAtcggggaagagaaaaaagaaagcggGCTTTTTAAAGAACCGGAGAGTTTGGAAGGTGCGCATGATGTTTACAGAGATGCAGAAAAAGCTGGAGAAGCAGGACAAGGTCCAAGAAAAGGGAACGAAAAAGGAACCAAAGATGACAAGACTGCGACACCAGGAGGCGCTCCAGCAGATTCCTAGAGGAAATTAGCTCACTCAGGTATGCAATCGGCTCCTGGGTAGTGGCAGGAGGTGAGGAAAGGAACCGGCTCGGAAAGAGTAAACAACTGAACCGCAGAGTTCAAACGTGTCATGTTTGTAatttttatgtgttttggttttgaAGTGGTATTGACATTCTAGTGGCTGAGAACAAGAAAATAAGCTAATTTCCCCTACACAAAGgtctggtctttttttttttttttcacatggtaACAGAAGGGCTAGATAACTTTGATCACAAGGTGAATAACCCGCACATGGGCTCAAACCTTGATATTGACTTCATTTAAAATAAACACTTGCCTGAGTTCTCCACCTTCTCTTGAGGGGCATACTCTACAATGGTGGTCTTGAAGGCCAACAATGCTAAAAGGAAAGAGAAGGAGGATTAACCAATGTTGTGTTCCAAACATCCCTATACTTACTTTGACAAATAAAAAAGGAGTGTAATACAGCATACAATACAGTTTCCTGTGATAATTCCTGCGTACCTGAACACTACTGTATATTAATGACTTGGAGAAACATCTGGTGTCCTAGGCCCATGGCTTGCCTCAGCTTGGAGCACACCATAATCTGACATTTCTATAGACCGATGATGCAGTGCTGATGGTGCGAACACCTAATGGGTTTCAGAGACTGCTTGATTTGTGTTTATGGAACAGTTAGATTTAACCACCAACCTGACAAACCTGACAAAAAACATATGTTATGGCCTCTGGTCTCAGGAGAACAAAAGGCAAGGTTTACACCATATGCAATGTTAAGATTAGTGCAGTTTCTACTTTTCTTTTTTGTGACGTAAACCTGGTGCAAAAGGTTTGTAAATCTGGTCAAAGAGTATGGATTTTAGGATGTAGGTCTCCCTAGGTATTTTATATGGACTTTAAGTTGGAAGATGAATTATTTGAAGTGGGATGTTGATTGGATAGTGTCTAAGTGAGCTTGGATCCATCAGAATAAAATAATGTCCTAAGCGGACATGATTTTGGATAAGCAGAGGTCTTCCAATGACTTTAGTTTTCTCTACGTTTCTTTATCTACAACATTTTCATGATATGGGGTGCTACTGGAGTATCCAGAGTGTTACATTTATCTTTACAGGCACTTGGAGTGCATGAATCCCCTGACTGTGGTTTATGTATTAATAATGGGTTTTACAAACTAAGGGCcaggttcacaaaggtaaagtttagATCTGAAGTCTACATTTAGACAAAAAgcctaactttactagtagtaaagtctaacttagaccataAGTCTAACTTTATTACTAGACTTTTGGTcttaatttagaccaaaagtccaatgtTACTATTAGCAAAgtctaaacttagggccagatgtatcaaaagtttttgcattcgcaaacggtgcgaatcgcaaaaatcagctgtttgcgagtgcaaaaacgtggtctgcgatgcatgaaaggcattcgcagaccaaaaataagaaatcgcaaaaattgcgttttttgcgttgcgacctggttttgcgagtcgcattttgtgattcggtatttccaataggaaattgcgaggcgcaaaatgcgattcgcaaaatccaagtcgcaaatagatgcataaaaaaaatcgcaaattgcgattttttgcagaatggcattttgcacatgcaaaataccactaagtgaaaccaggtggtaaccagatgcaacctatattaagaggcccagaatgcctcagactcttttccacaatggctgcactctacgtcatggcgaggaggatgaggatcttggcaggtttgaggagagggaggaggagacaggagcgcattttcagagtgcgcattacactttttgacctgacagaggaggaagtatatgagaggtgtaggttgaactcagccatgatacttgatctgatagctgagctacaacccatactgcagcgcagaacactaaggactcacagcatacccacccgtgtgcaggtattatgctccctacacctacttgcctcaggga
It contains:
- the LOC138249493 gene encoding odorant receptor 131-2-like, coding for MDDSTLLSTNKTHSHLSEVQLRNALMLIITSVVMIFGSFLFFLALTLSAFCTKTHLLEQTRYILLMYILLNDTIYLFGCGILIIFVLLTYMIPVIACIVTVMFAWSTFLNTPNGLALMALERYVAVCHPLRHAEICRVERSSVVIVIISTFGLLPYIVDVATVMYLLKEKVFLKKVLCFHETILTSELRSGFRYAITSSVFALVALIIIYTYINIMLEVKKSNGDTTASSKARKTVSLHAIHLVLCMTSFFTPMMGSLKTIPGFRLRYFNFFTFTICPRFLGPIIYGFRDENIKNHIKRFVFRHH